GACAGGAGGATACTCTTCCGGAAATACCTGCTCTTTAGGTACGATGATAACATTGCTTGACGCTTCCCAACCATCCAGAGTCCCGGATGAGAAATCCCCATTTGTCAGCTTTTCCTGGATAACTATCGGTTTTTTTATAGTAATCTGTACAGAATTATGAGTTACATATGGAGTGATATAGGATATCTCCGTTCCGGAAGCAGCTGAAACCGGGTCAAATGCAGTTACCATGCAAGAACCGTCTGTAGGCAGTCCCAGGAGGCTGAAATCCCCATTTTCATTAGTAGTTGTTGTAGACTTTGCATTGCTTTCTGCAAATTGGAGAGTAACTACAACATTGGCTGCTGTTTCTCCCGTATCAAATTTTACATTTCCCGTTACATTTCCGGCACCGGGAGTGGTCATAATTAAAACAAAGTCAGCTTTGAGCTCCGATTCATTGATAAAACCGTCTATTGAACCTGAATAATTTTCATTAGTTGCAGTAATTACGAAATTTTCGTTTACTGGTAAGTTATCAAAAATGACAGCTCCTGATTCGTTTGTGGTCCCCTGGTAGGTTGCCCCGGTGCTTACAACCGTGAGTGTAACACTTGAGCCGTTCAGAACGGTATTATCAGGAAGTTTAGTGATAACTGTAGCTGTTCCCGTGACCGGTATCAGAGTATCAGCTGCATACTGGATTTTAGCTGCGGTAGCATCAACGACCCATATTGTATCCGATTTATCAATATTTACCCCTACAGGGCTTGTAAACAATCCTGCTGTAGTACCTTTTCCAGCAAATGTGAAATTATTGTTTACACACTTTATATAACCTGATTGCCGTTCAGCGGCAAAAACATTTCCTAAGCTGTCTACACCCAATCCATACGGATAATTTGCAGAAAAACTACTTAAATACGAAAAATCTTTATCAAAACTCTGTACACGGTTATTGAAGGTATCACTTACCCATATATTATCCTCATTATCAATAGCCACATCATAGGGAGCTTTAAATTGTCCTTCTGCTGATCCGTTCATTCCAAAGGCTTTCCATGTTGCAGAAGCATCAGAGTTGTCAAACACACTAATACGATGATTATAAGTATCTGCTACATAAACTACATTTCCTTTTACGTACACACCCATCGGCTTGTTGAACTGAAGCGGACCATTTCCTGAAATGCCGCCCCATACCTGCCATTCATCTGCTTCTATGGTTCCATTGGCATTATCATCCTTGAACCTTACAACCCGGTTGTTGTACGTATCAGCAACATAAACACGGTCTTGTCCATCAGTTGCTATACCACTTGGCTTGTAAAACTTCCCTACTTCAGAGCCATAAGTTCCGTAAGCTGTCAAAAACTTACCCGACTTATCAAACTTAACAATACGGTTATTGCCAAAGTCCGATATGTACAGGTTTCCGTTCGAGTCGACAGCCGAATCTGTCGGTCCATTGAACGGGGCGTTATTCCCAGTCACACTAAAGTATGAAAAATTAAGCTCAGGTTGAATATTCGGAACAGAATCTGAATCTATTCCCAAATCACTGGCAAACAAAATATTGCCGGGTAAAAAAACAGTTGTCATCAAAATAAAAACCAAAAGACTGACCAAAATTTTTCTTATTGCCCTATACCTCACTGAACAAGCCTCCTTTCCAATTTTCACGACCCGTATATTTCCGGTCCGTATTCGGGGTATGCCCCATCAAAATTCTCTCCAACCCACCCATTTTGGGTAAAATCCTCGAATTTCCCCAATTCTTTCAGAACCGGAACTTCATACTCTTTCTTTTGCATACTAATACTCCTTTCACCTAAACTTTTTGGAATTACTTATTTCTTGGAATTCACTATTATTTACAAATAATTCCATATATGTTATATTATATATACGAGAATTCCCATTGTCTAGTACGCGCAGTAATATAATTTATTTCCCTGCTTCTGCTATATAAATGAAATCAGTTAAAGGAGTATACAAATGAAGATTGTTGTCGAAAAGGAGATCATTAAGACACGTTTGGATGATGAAATGGCAATACTCAACCAAAAGAATGGAAAGTATTTCAGTCTGAACAAAACCGGAATACGTATATTTGAACTTCTGCAGGAATGCGGAGAGACGGAAAAAGTCATTAATATAATGCTTGATGAGTATAGCATAGACGAAAGTCTATTAAGACGCGACTTTGACAATATTATGTCTCAAATGTTGAAAGCAGAACTGGTGGTGCTGTCTTGAAAGCCATTACAGGCTTCCTTAAACTTTCACATCCTCAACGTTTAGTCGCTTTAAGGCTTTTATGGTATATTATCCGTGCTGAATTTATTCTCCGGTTTATTCCTTATGCCACTGTGCAAAAAATTGTCTTTACAAAAAAGCCTTTACGCCGCCCCTCTTCTCCTGAACCGCTGCATACTCTGAACTGCCATTTAAGATTATTGGACATGGTATGCAGGAACCTTCCATGGATTCCCACTTGCTTGCGAAAAGCAATTGCATTACATGATTCACTGGCTGCACATGGTATAGATTCAACTATCAGAATCGGGGTCTGCCGCATACAAGGCAATCTGTCTGCCCATGCGTGGCTGGAATGCTGCAACCTGGAAGTGCTTAAAAACGGGACATATAGCTCACTATACTGATTTGAAAGCTGTACATATCCAACCATGGAGGGGTACTATGCAAAAAAATGGATATAAAATTCCTATCTACCGTGCATTCGGACTCAACATACAATGTGAACTGCCATCAGCACATACCTTTGGTATGGCCTGTGCGGGACAATCAGTTCCTGACGTTACCATACGTGTTTCAGATGTACCTGTTGATCTGGAAAATGTATTTTATAAAGACAAGTTCATATCGGCATCTAGCGGGTGTATTCTGCTAAAAATAGAGGGGATTGCCCGTTATCTTATTCGTGATGGGAAAGAAATTATTATACAAGTTGAGCCTGATGCTAGGGAAGGTGATGTAGCGACTTTTGCTTTCGGCTCCGCTTTGGGTACACTTTTATACCAACGCGGAATATTAGCCTTTCATGGCAGTGCTGTCCTGACTCCAAAAGGTGCTGTTATATTCACGGGTGAAAAAGGCGCAGGCAAGTCTACAACAGCTGCTGCCTTAAATGCAAAGGGACTGGATTTTATGTCCGACGATGTATGCGCTGTATATATAGAAGACGGTAAACCTATTCTTTACCCAGGCCTCTCACGGGCAAAGTTATCCATAGACAGCTACTCCCATATTAAAGGGTACGAGCCTGCTGAATCCCCCTTGTCTCCTGTATTGAAGAAGTATGGTGTTTCCTTCGGAAGCTGTATGAAGCCATCTCCTCTGCATGCGATTTGTGTTCTGGAAGCTGCTGTGGATAAGCCGGCGATTCGGAAGGTAAGTGGCGTCGAGCGCCTTTCATTATTATCCCGCCATATTTACCGCCCTTTGATTTATAAGCTTATAGCGCCTCCTTCGTTGCAATTCAGTCAATGCTCTGCCGTTTCAGCCAATGCGATTGCCATGCGTATTTATAGACCTGCCGATTACTGCATGATGGAAAGCTTTTTGGAACTGCTCCTGAATGCAGTTTTAGCTTAGTAATATACTTTTCCAAACTCCAAAGGAACTGTCATGTCAAAGTCTGTATCAAAGGAAGCGAGAAAAAGTCCTGCCGACAATCCTGGGAGAAGGATTCTCGAGCAGTCTTTCATTATATCAAATCCGGTTTCTCCTTTTATTATCCTTTGAAGTATAAGACGCATGTTAGCTATATTTAGCAGCCCGCATGCAAGTAGGGAGGATTCTATACACGCTATCGCCTGCAAAACATGGTGTCTGAAATTCCGTACCCTCGGAACAATATCTGAAGACTGCTGTCCCCTGTGCTTATTCAGCCTCACCTCATCAGGCAATATCCCTTCCATTCCGATTCTCATCATACGCCTGTCCATACCATCCTGAAAAAACATACTGTCAGGCAGGGAAAGAAGAAATTCCGTCAGCTTTATATCCATTGTAGGATCACGCACCTCTACTCCATTCCAGTAACTGTTGTGATACCATATATCAAAGAGGTTCATATTTACCTCTGCTATACTGGCGTGATCAACACTGTTTGTATCCTGTACACAGCCTGTACAAGACCTGAATAACTCACTGGATACAAACTGGAGATTCAAAAGAGGATATTCCTGTTTTACACTATATCTACAGTCGTGTATAGTTTTCCTTATCTTTCTCATGGTTCTTCCGCTCTTCTGCCTAACAAGTCTTAAATAATCCTTCCACGGGGTGTGGGGATAGTACTTCCACTTCGGTAAAAGTGTTATTTTGTGGGGAGACCATGAAACTGTACTATTTCCAAACTGGCCTGTCAGTAGTACACTGCAACCAGATTCTGCAGCCAGTGTAAGTATTTTATCTATCCAATATTGATTTGCAGCTGACACCTGAGGTCTTCCAGTACGAAGTATCTGCATCCTGATCGACTCAATAGGACTTACGCCTGCAGCATCTACTATTGTATGCCGGACATTTCCTTCCGCTGATATGGCTTTGGAAGCCAGAGTTCTCTCATCAGTAAGCCAGGAGCCAAAGGAGCATGCCTCATCAGGGTAACGTGGTGCCGCCGTCCATGTATGCAGAACCTTTCCATAAGGAATTAGTCCTCGTGCCGCCAATACACATACTGAAGACGAATCCAATCCTGCACTAAGCGTAGCACCAACTTCCGACTGACTCCTCAAACGTTTTTTGACAGCCTCGCTATAAAGTACTGAAAATCTATCAACAGCTTCCCTTTTATCCTTTATCCTGATTTGCCTTACTTGTGAGGGCCTCCACCAGACATGTTCATGTATCCTTCTATGTTTTACATCAATTCGGGAAGCAGGTAGGAGCTGGCTTATACCCTTCCAGCAGGTAGCCTCCGGAGCCAGCGGTACAGCGCATAACATCTGGGTAATAACCTGTATATCCGGTTCATGCGGTATGCCGGGTAACCCAGCAAGCGAGCCCGGGTGTGTTGCAAAGGCCAGAAACTCATCTCCACGAAAAAAGTAGAGGGAAGAATGTCCCCATGATCTGGCCAGCAGCAGCTCCATGCTTGAGCTGTCATAAGCTGCAAGCATCCAATCCCCTTCAATACGCACCGGTGCATCTGCACCCCACTTCTGCCAGGCAGCCCACATGAGTTGCAAATCTGTTGCATTATGACTGCAAGCCAGTTCTTCTATCAGCTCTTCCCTGTTGTAAAGCGAGCCGGCTCCTGCCAAAATCATATCCTCTCTCCCGATAGTAATCATATCCAATCCTGCATTTTTTGTACTGACAGGGATAGCTGCCGCAAGAGCAAGCGCACCACATATCTTCAGTTCAGTATATAAGCCTTCAGGCATATGC
The DNA window shown above is from Clostridia bacterium and carries:
- a CDS encoding carboxypeptidase regulatory-like domain-containing protein; the encoded protein is MRYRAIRKILVSLLVFILMTTVFLPGNILFASDLGIDSDSVPNIQPELNFSYFSVTGNNAPFNGPTDSAVDSNGNLYISDFGNNRIVKFDKSGKFLTAYGTYGSEVGKFYKPSGIATDGQDRVYVADTYNNRVVRFKDDNANGTIEADEWQVWGGISGNGPLQFNKPMGVYVKGNVVYVADTYNHRISVFDNSDASATWKAFGMNGSAEGQFKAPYDVAIDNEDNIWVSDTFNNRVQSFDKDFSYLSSFSANYPYGLGVDSLGNVFAAERQSGYIKCVNNNFTFAGKGTTAGLFTSPVGVNIDKSDTIWVVDATAAKIQYAADTLIPVTGTATVITKLPDNTVLNGSSVTLTVVSTGATYQGTTNESGAVIFDNLPVNENFVITATNENYSGSIDGFINESELKADFVLIMTTPGAGNVTGNVKFDTGETAANVVVTLQFAESNAKSTTTTNENGDFSLLGLPTDGSCMVTAFDPVSAASGTEISYITPYVTHNSVQITIKKPIVIQEKLTNGDFSSGTLDGWEASSNVIIVPKEQVFPEEYPPVIDEDTPPEPQVDEKQEEVPDPAFFTSVIPQAESTSDEGTITRSEFAAEQNESFKAAESVQSFAAAEEPVQALAAATPGYSAIVTTAGNSVADGTLQQTFKVEKDAAKLVGRIKFVSNEWPTWYGSQFNDSYIVKLITPGGAKVLAKGNLNTSVWKAGVAGFNGSTDEIKVEVDVSAYEGKAVTLSVLVSDVGDMIVDSGVVVSDFKIIKQPTVAILVEQPVPGTRTVIDFNSARSVGHTFIRVDFGDGRIYYKGFWPKNALSQKEILLKTDVDGEVRDDNTSLWDIGKKYKITTEEAEKVYNFMINYNGDYNMVTNNCTTVAVQALQSIGIASPTSQHNWTLPPNTKSIVENGLPKLVPGKGTIADYLLKDLNGYTPADAGEDIRATGDFITPGSE
- a CDS encoding PqqD family protein; translated protein: MKIVVEKEIIKTRLDDEMAILNQKNGKYFSLNKTGIRIFELLQECGETEKVINIMLDEYSIDESLLRRDFDNIMSQMLKAELVVLS
- a CDS encoding lasso peptide biosynthesis B2 protein; amino-acid sequence: MKAITGFLKLSHPQRLVALRLLWYIIRAEFILRFIPYATVQKIVFTKKPLRRPSSPEPLHTLNCHLRLLDMVCRNLPWIPTCLRKAIALHDSLAAHGIDSTIRIGVCRIQGNLSAHAWLECCNLEVLKNGTYSSLY
- a CDS encoding asparagine synthase-related protein; the protein is MLAGFTGKIYFDGYKASIDDAKVLLQNMHMPEGLYTELKICGALALAAAIPVSTKNAGLDMITIGREDMILAGAGSLYNREELIEELACSHNATDLQLMWAAWQKWGADAPVRIEGDWMLAAYDSSSMELLLARSWGHSSLYFFRGDEFLAFATHPGSLAGLPGIPHEPDIQVITQMLCAVPLAPEATCWKGISQLLPASRIDVKHRRIHEHVWWRPSQVRQIRIKDKREAVDRFSVLYSEAVKKRLRSQSEVGATLSAGLDSSSVCVLAARGLIPYGKVLHTWTAAPRYPDEACSFGSWLTDERTLASKAISAEGNVRHTIVDAAGVSPIESIRMQILRTGRPQVSAANQYWIDKILTLAAESGCSVLLTGQFGNSTVSWSPHKITLLPKWKYYPHTPWKDYLRLVRQKSGRTMRKIRKTIHDCRYSVKQEYPLLNLQFVSSELFRSCTGCVQDTNSVDHASIAEVNMNLFDIWYHNSYWNGVEVRDPTMDIKLTEFLLSLPDSMFFQDGMDRRMMRIGMEGILPDEVRLNKHRGQQSSDIVPRVRNFRHHVLQAIACIESSLLACGLLNIANMRLILQRIIKGETGFDIMKDCSRILLPGLSAGLFLASFDTDFDMTVPLEFGKVYY